A portion of the Bombina bombina isolate aBomBom1 chromosome 9, aBomBom1.pri, whole genome shotgun sequence genome contains these proteins:
- the LOC128639636 gene encoding histone deacetylase 3-like: MKPHRLALTHSLVLHYGLYKKMIMFKPYQASQHDMSRFHSEDYIDFLQKVSPNNMQGFTKSLNAFNVGDNCPVFPGLFEFCSHYTGASLQGATQLNSKICDIAINWAGGLHHAKKFEASGFCYVNDIVICILELLKYHPRVLYVDIDIHHGDGVQEAFYLTDRVMTVSFHKYGNYFFPGTGDMYEVGAESGRYYCLNVPLRDGIDDQSYRHLFQPVIKQVIDFYQPTCIVLQCGADSLGCDHLGCFNLSIRGHGDCVQYVKSFNFPLLVLWGGGYTVCNVARCWTYETSLLVDETISEELPYSEYFEYFAPDFTLHPDVSTRIENQNTRQYLDQIRQTIFENLKMLNHAPSVQIPDVPSDLLSYERTEEPDPEERGSEENYSRPEASNEFYDEDHDNDKESDVEI; the protein is encoded by the coding sequence ATGAAACCTCACCGTTTGGCTCTTACACACAGTCTGGTTCTCCACTATGGTCTTTATAAGAAGATGATTATGTTTAAGCCCTACCAGGCTTCACAACATGACATGAGCCGCTTTCACTCAGAAGATTATATAGACTTCCTGCAGAAGGTTAGCCCCAATAACATGCAGGGCTTCACCAAGAGCCTCAATGCATTCAACGTTGGTGATAACTGCCCAGTTTTTCCTGGCCTGTTTGAATTCTGTTCTCATTATACTGGAGCCTCTCTCCAAGGAGCAACACAGCTAAATAGCAAGATCTGTGATATTGCAATTAACTGGGCTGGAGGACTGCACCATGCCAAAAAATTTGAGGCATCTGGATTTTGCTACGTTAACGACATTGTTATCTGCATTCTGGAACTACTCAAATATCATCCACGAGTTTTGTACGTAGATATTGATATACATCATGGAGATGGGGTACAGGAAGCATTCTATCTTACTGATCGAGTCATGACAGTGTCTTTTCACAAATATGGAAACTATTTTTTCCCTGGCACAGGTGACATGTATGAGGTTGGAGCTGAAAGTGGGAGATATTACTGTCTGAATGTTCCTTTGAGAGATGGAATAGATGATCAAAGTTACAGACACCTTTTCCAGCCGGTCATCAAACAAGTAATAGACTTTTACCAGCCAACCTGTATTGTTTTACAGTGTGGAGCAGACTCACTTGGCTGTGATCATCTGGGCTGCTTTAACTTGAGTATAAGAGGACATGGGGACTGTGTGCAATACGTGAAAAGTTTTAATTTTCCACTACTGGTCCTATGGGGAGGAGGATACACTGTGTGTAATGTAGCACGATGCTGGACTTATGAAACCTCATTACTGGTAGATGAGACGATCAGTGAAGAGCTCCCCTACAGTGAATACTTTGAGTACTTCGCACCAGATTTCACACTCCACCCAGATGTTAGCACCAGGATTGAAAACCAAAATACGAGACAGTATTTAGATCAAATCAGACAGACTATTTTTGAAAATTTGAAAATGCTGAACCATGCACCAAGTGTTCAGATCCCTGATGTTCCATCAGATCTTCTGAGTTATGAACGCACAGAAGAGCCAGATCCTGAAGAGAGAGGCTCAGAGGAAAACTACAGTAGGCCTGAAGCATCAAATGAGTTTTATGATGAAGATCATGACAATGACAAAGAGAGTGATGTTGAGATTTGA